The following coding sequences lie in one Amycolatopsis cihanbeyliensis genomic window:
- a CDS encoding helix-turn-helix domain-containing protein — MRIEWRLRKVMASRDVWTATQLRDLLIQRAGFELSLQSVDVLIKRQPVQVKVATLQALCTTLRCTPNELFGIDTPRDVSLVELDDSESGGER; from the coding sequence GTGCGGATCGAGTGGCGGCTGCGGAAGGTTATGGCCTCCCGCGACGTCTGGACCGCGACCCAGCTGCGCGACCTCCTCATCCAGCGCGCCGGGTTCGAACTGTCCCTCCAGTCGGTTGACGTCCTGATCAAAAGGCAGCCGGTCCAGGTGAAGGTGGCGACCTTGCAGGCGCTGTGCACGACCCTTCGGTGCACGCCCAACGAGCTGTTCGGAATCGACACGCCACGCGATGTCTCGCTGGTGGAATTGGACGACAGTGAGTCGGGCGGCGAGCGGTGA
- a CDS encoding sensor domain-containing protein, producing the protein MTTANVAHGGTHQRPPFGGSLAYLLMNMPLGIGCFVTLVTLSSVGLGTAIIWVGIPVLALGVLLCRGGARVERARVYALLDTYIPIPYRPLPEGGQKLRWRARLRDEATWRDLGYLILLFPLGLIEFVLVVTIWSVSLGFAGLPIYYRFLPEGAYYFPSFDLRWITVDSTLSALPWAALGVLFIAMSITITRSVARTHASFANVLLGPSPRRAAELDSVFPQARPLSTMAG; encoded by the coding sequence ATGACTACGGCAAACGTCGCGCACGGCGGCACCCACCAGCGGCCCCCCTTCGGGGGCTCGCTGGCCTACCTGCTGATGAACATGCCGCTGGGCATCGGTTGCTTCGTCACACTGGTCACCCTGTCCTCCGTCGGCCTCGGGACCGCGATCATCTGGGTCGGTATCCCGGTACTGGCGCTGGGTGTGTTGCTGTGCCGGGGCGGGGCGCGGGTCGAGCGCGCGCGGGTGTACGCCCTGCTGGACACCTACATCCCGATCCCCTACCGCCCGCTGCCGGAGGGTGGCCAGAAACTCAGGTGGCGCGCCCGGCTACGGGACGAGGCCACCTGGCGGGACCTGGGCTACCTCATCCTGCTGTTCCCGCTGGGGTTGATCGAGTTCGTGCTGGTCGTGACGATCTGGTCGGTCAGCCTCGGGTTCGCCGGGCTGCCGATCTACTACCGGTTCCTGCCCGAGGGTGCCTACTACTTCCCCTCCTTCGACCTGCGCTGGATCACCGTGGACTCCACACTGTCCGCGCTGCCATGGGCCGCGCTCGGCGTGCTGTTCATCGCCATGTCGATCACCATCACCCGGTCGGTGGCGCGCACGCACGCCTCGTTCGCGAACGTCCTGCTCGGGCCGAGCCCGCGGCGGGCGGCGGAGCTCGATTCGGTTTTTCCCCAGGCCCGCCCGCTCAGCACGATGGCAGGATGA